Proteins encoded together in one Calditrichota bacterium window:
- the gatC gene encoding Asp-tRNA(Asn)/Glu-tRNA(Gln) amidotransferase subunit GatC, producing the protein MSVTRKEIESLAKLARLRLSESDIEGLYKDLNSILDYFDQLKAVDVTGIEPMVHAVQGDNLLEDDVPHESLPHEVVLRDAPDRTKEYFRLPRVLNG; encoded by the coding sequence TTGAGTGTCACACGAAAAGAAATAGAATCGCTGGCCAAACTGGCGCGGTTGAGGCTTTCGGAGTCCGACATTGAAGGACTCTACAAAGACCTCAATTCGATTTTGGATTATTTCGACCAGCTCAAGGCTGTAGATGTGACTGGAATTGAGCCGATGGTGCATGCCGTGCAGGGGGATAATTTGCTCGAAGATGACGTTCCGCATGAGTCGCTTCCGCATGAAGTTGTGTTGCGGGATGCGCCTGACAGGACCAAGGAATATTTCCGGTTGCCGCGAGTCTTAAACGGATGA